A stretch of Ipomoea triloba cultivar NCNSP0323 chromosome 11, ASM357664v1 DNA encodes these proteins:
- the LOC115996754 gene encoding heparanase-like protein 1 yields the protein MGFLGFVLAIVALFLAFSGQAVEYAGLVIDTTTTIADTDANYICATLDWWPHDKCNYDHCPWGLASVMNLDLSHPFLANSVQAFKGLRLRIGGSLQDQVVYDVGNLNIPCHPFRKQEDGLFGFSHGCLHMDRWDELNGFFKKTGALVTFGLNALHGRQRGNKQQWGGKWDSSNARDFISYTVSKGYQIHSWEFGNELSGTGIGASVDADLYGKDAINLNALLDQLYKNIRPKPLLLAPGGFFDKAWFGKLLDVSGPSTVNALTHHIYNLGPGSDHNLVNKILNPEYLDGISHTFHDLTQTIQTNGPWASAWVGESGGAYNSGGHNVSNAFVNSFWYLDQLGMAAKYRTKVYCRQTLIGGNYGLLDTESFVPNPDYYGALLWHQLMGSGVLAVKSDASPYLRSYAHCTKDRAGVTLLLINLSSQTEFGVDIQSTTGLHLKRKVKKNSFTHRLKETFSWVGSKTEDETLLVEEYHLTPEDGNVKSRTVLLNGTPLQLTETGGIPNMLPALRNVNSAISIAPLSIKFIVFPNLNAPGCR from the exons ATGGGCTTCTTAGGTTTTGTGTTAGCCATTGTGGCGCTTTTTCTGGCATTTTCGGGTCAGGCAGTGGAATATGCAGGGCTTGTGATCGATACAACGACAACGATTGCTGACACGGATGCCAATTATATATGTGCTACTCTCGATTGGTGGCCCCACGACAAGTGTAACTATGACCACTGCCCGTGGGGCTTAGCATCTGTAATGAACCTG GATTTGTCTCACCCTTTTCTGGCAAATTCTGTTCAAG CTTTCAAGGGTTTGAGGTTACGAATTGGGGGTTCACTGCAAGACCAAGTAGTGTATGACGTGGGCAATCTGAATATCCCTTGCCATCCGTTTAGAAAGCAGGAGGACGGGTTGTTTGGATTTTCACATGGATGCTTGCATATGGATAGATGGGATGAGCTTAACGGCTTTTTCAAGAAGACTGG AGCACTTGTAACATTTGGCTTGAATGCTTTACATGGGAGACAGCGTGGGAATAAGCAGCAATGGGGAGGAAAATGGGATTCTAGCAATGCCCGTGATTTCATTAGCTATACCGTATCCAAGGGTTACCAGATACACTCATGGGAATTTG GTAATGAGTTGTCGGGAACAGGTATTGGCGCAAGCGTTGATGCAGACCTATATGGAAAAGACGCAATTAATCTAAATGCTCTTTTGGATCAGCTATATAAGAATATCCGACCAAAGCCTCTTCTCTTGGCACCGGGAGGTTTTTTCGATAAGGCATGGTTTGGGAAACTCCTCGATGTTTCAGGCCCGTCCACTGTCAATGCCTtgacacatcatatatataatctggGGCCAG gatctgaCCATAATCTCgtgaataaaattttgaatcccGAGTACTTGGATGGGATATCACATACATTCCATGATCTTACTCAAACCATTCAAACGAATGGTCCTTGGGCTTCTGCTTGGGTTGGGGAATCTGGCGGGGCGTATAACAGCGGTGGACACAACGTGTCCAATGCCTTCGTCAATAGCTTTTG GTATTTAGATCAGCTTGGGATGGCTGCCAAATACAGGACTAAAGTTTATTGCAGACAGACTTTAATAGGGGGGAACTATGGCCTCCTCGACACCGAGTCTTTCGTCCCTAATCCCGATTATTACGG TGCACTTCTCTGGCATCAGCTCATGGGAAGCGGAGTGCTTGCTGTTAAGAGTGATGCGTCGCCATACCTGCGCTCATATGCCCACTGCACAAAAGACCGT GCGGGGGTGACGTTGCTTTTAATCAACTTAAGCAGCCAAACCGAATTCGGAGTGGACATTCAATCCACCACGGGTTTGCACCTAAAGAGAAAAGTCAAGAAAAATTCCTTCACCCATAGACTGAAGGAGACCTTTTCATGGGTCGGAAGCAAAACAGAGGACGAAACATTGTTGGTAGAGGAGTACCATCTGACTCCAGAAGACGGGAACGTTAAGAGCAGAACCGTGCTTCTGAATGGAACGCCATTACAGCTCACAGAAACCGGAGGCATCCCGAACATGTTGCCAGCACTTCGGAATGTAAATTCCGCGATATCTATTGCCCCTTTGTCCATCAAATTCATAGTGTTCCCTAACCTGAATGCCCCGGGTTGTAGATGA